The nucleotide window AATGGGGTAGCGGTTCATGAAGGGGCAGTCTATGTGACTTGTCAAAAAAGCGGAGATATTTATATTTTTAACCGAGACAACGGCAAAGAAATTACCCGTCTGTATGCGCCAGGAATAGGCACACAAAATATTACGATAAAAGACGAACATCTCTGGTTATCAGATACTTTAGAACAGACGATTTACTGTTTGGATCGGGCAACCGGTAAAGTTATTTTTAGCGTTTTAACTCCTTTTGAATTTCCGACGGGTTTAGCCTTTCATCGCTGTCAACAAACCGGAAAAGACACTTTATATGTAGCTTATACCTTTCCCGAACCTTATATTCGGGATAATCCGAACGCAGAACCGAATTATGAATTACAGTACCGAGACCGGACTTTTATTCATCCCCTTTATTTTCGTTTCTATCCAGAGAAAAATTATGCTCTCTCTAACGGTTATTTATTAGAGATGTCTTATGTGGAAGAATTAGAACCGTTAGATCCAGTTCAGTTAAAAGATGTAGAATGGCGGATTGGTTTACCGGCTGATACCGATCGTCAAAAGGTGAGAACAGTAGAAGCGATCGGACTTCCGTTTACTGAAGAAGTTCATGGGGAAGGGCAACGGATAGCGGTTTTTAAATTCGATCAATTAACTCATAATGAACGTTATATTTTTGGGTGGAGAGCAATAATAGAAGTTTGGAGTATTAAGTATCGAATTAATCCTAGAGAATGTGAAAATTTACCCGAATTGCCGCCGGAATATGGGGAACGTTATTTAGTGGATAATGATGATTTAGCAATGGATACAGAAATTATCCGCAAAGCCGCCGAAGAAGCGATCGGACGAGAAACGAATTTTTTACGCAAAATGTATAGTATCCGGAATTATGTTTACGATCGCCTTTCTTATGGGATTAAACCTCATATTGATTCTCCGGATATTGCCTTAAAGCGAGGGGTAGGATCTTGTGGGGAATATTTAGGGGTTTTATTGGCACTTTCTCGTCTTAATGGAATTGCTTGTCGTACTGTAGGACGTTATAAATGTCCGGGTCATCCTTTGATGCACAATATTCCCTTAGCACCGGATTATAATCATGTTTGGATGGAATTTTATTTACCCGGATTTGGTTGGTTGCCGATGGAATCTAATCCGGATGATGTCATTGAAGGGGGCCCCTATCCGACTCGATTTTTTATGGGGTTAGCTTGGTATCATGCAGAAATGGCTAAAGATGTTCCCTTTGAACGCTTATTTAGTGAAGGAGTTCAGGTTAATAAGGAGCAAGTTTCTATCGGAGATTTAGCCATTAATCATGTTCAGTTTACTATTTTAGATGAGTTAGATCCTAACGACGATTAAACATAAAAAACCAATATTAATTATTGAAGAGTTTTTAGTTCATTTTAATGAACGTTATCTGTTATACCAATTCTCTTTAATAATGCAATTTATTTTTCTTTAAAGCCCCCCTTTTTAAGGGGGGTGGGGGGGATCTATTAAATGCAGCTTTATAGAGAAGTGGTATTGTAAAGTTTAACTAAAAATATAGTCAAGCATAGTCATTTATGGTAAAATATTAGCCTTGAAATTCATTTCAAGGTAATACCAATTCTCTAAACCTTGGCTACAGAGCGAAATTCAAGTCCCCTGGGAGGGGGATGAGAGGGGGATCAAGGATCTGTCGTATTTTTTTAGGGAATTGGTATAATACTTGGCATTGGTGCAAAATCTGAGTGTTATTTTATAGCAATTTGCTCTCACGATTGCTACAGATCCCCCCCAACCCCCCTTTTTAAGGGGGGCAAATAGAGATATTTTTTGTAACAGGAATGATTGCAAAATGATATTAAACTATTGAGGAAGTAGAAGAGGTTAAGGAGGTTAAATTAGTTTGACTATTAATCTTTTTAGAAAAACACATTTCTAAATCAATTAGATTCAGCAGGGGTTGAGGTTTAGAACTCGTAGCTATCAAGACTTTAAATTCACTCCTAGAGGCGATCGCACTAATTCCCCCATCAACCTCAAAACTTTCTAACATTTGTCCTTTTTCAGTTAATAAACTGACTTTTCCTCGACGATTAGCTAAGAGAAAACCCCAAGTTTGTCCGATAATAAAATCTGGTTTAAACTGGAGAGGAACACGAATTACTTTTAAAGGTTT belongs to Gloeothece citriformis PCC 7424 and includes:
- a CDS encoding transglutaminase domain-containing protein, with the protein product MTLESESHPVTSKPLKPRTIRPIAASSIYGIAFTEDILLAIDPRNGYLFQVDPFTNNTTIINAHHWDDFIGATGLAIADDTLWFTTRENVYFCSVSREENTLSLNYPPQLFTRLSYPVNGVAVHEGAVYVTCQKSGDIYIFNRDNGKEITRLYAPGIGTQNITIKDEHLWLSDTLEQTIYCLDRATGKVIFSVLTPFEFPTGLAFHRCQQTGKDTLYVAYTFPEPYIRDNPNAEPNYELQYRDRTFIHPLYFRFYPEKNYALSNGYLLEMSYVEELEPLDPVQLKDVEWRIGLPADTDRQKVRTVEAIGLPFTEEVHGEGQRIAVFKFDQLTHNERYIFGWRAIIEVWSIKYRINPRECENLPELPPEYGERYLVDNDDLAMDTEIIRKAAEEAIGRETNFLRKMYSIRNYVYDRLSYGIKPHIDSPDIALKRGVGSCGEYLGVLLALSRLNGIACRTVGRYKCPGHPLMHNIPLAPDYNHVWMEFYLPGFGWLPMESNPDDVIEGGPYPTRFFMGLAWYHAEMAKDVPFERLFSEGVQVNKEQVSIGDLAINHVQFTILDELDPNDD